CTCCCCTTTCCTGCCGACAAGCGGCGGAGAAAATGGAACGACCACATCGGGGAACCCTGGCCCGGAGAGGCCGCAGGGTTCACAGATATGGTCGCTGGGGGGTCTGGCGGAGGGTCTCAATGGTACAATACTCCCCAGCCCTATATCTGGACAAGCCGGATGTGGGGTCATGGCAGGGCCGACGTTTTTGGCGTCGGCTATGCCAGCCGTTCTTCAGATGGTTTTTGATAGCTGGGTGTGAGCTACCCTCCAGAACAAAATGTATCCAACCAACGGGTATGCAGAGAGTATAGCCTGACGGGCTGCTCTCTGTCAAGCGTTGGTGCGCCTTTTGGGGGGCAAGCAGGACTTTTGGCCGGTTGGCGGGTGAAAACCGCCTACCTGTAGCGCCGCCTTCCAGGCGGCTGGACGCTGGCCTGCGGGTAAGTAGCCCTTGAGGGCAGACGGTGGCTGGCTTGCGCTGTGTGTTGGCGAGACAGTATAGTGGAAGAGGTGGGTGTATTTTAAGAGAGGATGAGCAAATGGCAGAGAAAGGATGGTCTGAGCGTGTCTGATTTGGCAATTCTTGCCAGCTACGCGCACCCTGACGATGAGCAAGGGGTGACGGGTACGCTGGCGTGGTATGCAGAGCGCGGCGTTCGTACTGGTTTGATTTGCGCAACGCGCGGTGAGCTAGGGGAGATTGCGGAGGCTGATCCTCCGCTGGCAACGCCGGAGACGCTGGGCCAGGTGCGTGAACAGGAGATGCGCCGGGCGGCGGAGGTTGCGAAGATTGGGCAACTCTGGTTTCTGGATTACCGCGATTCGGGGATGCGTGGGACGGACGGGAATCAGGATGCCGCAGCTTTTATGAATGTGGATGAGGGCGAGGCAGTGGGGAAGATTGTGCGCGTAATTCGAGCGTTTAAGCCAACGGTGATAACGACGTTTGATCCAACGGGAGGCTATGGGCATCCCGATCATATTCGGATTCAGGAGTTGACGACGAAGGCGTTCCACGCAGCGAAGGATGCGGGGCAGTATCCTGAGACGGGCGCGGCGTGGGAGGTGAAACGGCTCTTTTATACTTCGATGCCACGCAGCAGGATTCGGCAGCTCGCGCAGTTTGCGCGGGAGGCGGGTATGGCGAGCAATTTTACGGGTATGGACCCGGAGAAGCTGGGCCTGCCGGATGAGATGATTACGAATCAGATAGATGTGCGCGCGTATCTGGACCTGAAGCGCAGGTCGGTGACTCAGCACCGCACGCAGATGAATCCGAACAGCCCGTTTGCGAGGCTGCCGGAAGAGATTACGGCACAGTGGCGCGGGACGGAGTATTTTGCCCTGGCGGCGGGGACGCCTGTGGATAGGTCGGACCCGGCGGCTGCGGCTGATCTGTTTGCAGGGCTGGGGGCGTAATAGCGAACCCGTTTGCGCGCAGGGCTGCGTTCGTGTTGGCGCGGCGGTTATCTGCCAGGGACGGTGGTACACACGGTTGGTCAGGTAATGGATAATTCGAGGGCTGCGCTGTCCAGCGATGGCGGCGCGGCCCTTTTCTCTTGACAAAACGGTTCGATTTTATTACTATTAGAGAGGAGAATAGTAAGGAAATCGAAGTAATTTTGGTGGAGGCACGAGGGTTAGATATGAATGAACGACAAGATCAGGCGGCAGGGTTGGATGATGCCGTTCTTCTGGATGGGGCGCTCATTACGGCGCTTGAGACGATTTTGCCCCGGTATTTTCGGGCGGTTCGCCATGTGATCGATCAGGCGGAAGGGGCGGGCGCGCGAGCGACCAACGGGAGCGAGAGTGCCGAGGCCCAGCCGAGGCAAGCGCCCGCCGCCGCAGGCGCCGAGCGGCTGACGCTGGCGCAGTTTCGCTGTGTGCAGGCGATTGCGGCGCAGGGTACGACGCTGACGACGCATCTGGCCTGGCAGATGGGGGTGACGATGCCAACGATGACGAGCCGAATTGATGGACTGGTGGAGCGGGGGATGGTGGAGCGCCAGCCTGATCCACAGAGTCGGCGGCAGGTGCTGCTGCGTCTAACGCCTGGCGGGCAGCGGGCGCTGGAGCGGTATCAGGGGGTGGTGGATGGCTGGCTGCGCAGCTTGCTGGCTGAACTGAACGCGGAGCAGAAGCGGCAGCTGCTCGCGGGGTTGGATGATCTGGACAAGCTTCTGGATGCCGACATTCGCGCTCGCGCTGAGCAGGATGCGGCGGTAGAGCGTTAGGAGAAGAGCGGATGCCGATGATTTCTGAAGGCGCTTTGACGGATGCGCCTGCGGCGCGCGGGTCGGGCGCGGCTATCGAGGCGTATGAGTTGGTGCGGCGCTTCGAGGCGTTTACGGCGGTTGATCATCTCTCGTTTTCGGTGAAGCCTGGCGAGGTGTTTGGCTTTCTAGGGCCAAATGGCGCGGGGAAAAGCACAACGATTAAGATGCTTTGCACACTGCTGCGCCCGACAGAGGGCTGGGCGCGGGTGAACGGCTATGATGTGGCGCATCAGTCGGCGGAGGTGCG
This genomic window from Ktedonobacterales bacterium contains:
- a CDS encoding MarR family transcriptional regulator — its product is MNERQDQAAGLDDAVLLDGALITALETILPRYFRAVRHVIDQAEGAGARATNGSESAEAQPRQAPAAAGAERLTLAQFRCVQAIAAQGTTLTTHLAWQMGVTMPTMTSRIDGLVERGMVERQPDPQSRRQVLLRLTPGGQRALERYQGVVDGWLRSLLAELNAEQKRQLLAGLDDLDKLLDADIRARAEQDAAVER
- a CDS encoding PIG-L family deacetylase, with product MSDLAILASYAHPDDEQGVTGTLAWYAERGVRTGLICATRGELGEIAEADPPLATPETLGQVREQEMRRAAEVAKIGQLWFLDYRDSGMRGTDGNQDAAAFMNVDEGEAVGKIVRVIRAFKPTVITTFDPTGGYGHPDHIRIQELTTKAFHAAKDAGQYPETGAAWEVKRLFYTSMPRSRIRQLAQFAREAGMASNFTGMDPEKLGLPDEMITNQIDVRAYLDLKRRSVTQHRTQMNPNSPFARLPEEITAQWRGTEYFALAAGTPVDRSDPAAAADLFAGLGA